gtttgcatgttctccccgtgcatgcgtgggttttctccgggatctccggcttcctcccaccgtccaaaaacatgcttcataggttgattggcaactctaaattgtccataggtgtgagtgtgagagtgaatggatgtgtgattgaggatattccaccctgcgacagactggcgaccagtccagggcatcccttgcctacgcccaagtagccgggataggctccggcaaccccgtgaccccgaaagggaaaaacggtcaagaagatgaatgaatgaacgaattCTTTTGATGCACTGtccaaaaaagtaaatgttggtTTCATGTCAATTTCCTTGAATTCATTGCTCCTTTAGCTCAGTCTGACTCCAGATGTCTTTGTTGTCAATTCAAAGGTGGGTGAAACAAGAAGGGGAACTCGCAAAACTGGAGGCCAACCCAAGCACCCAGCCTAAACTGGACCTGAGCTTCAAAGAGGGTCAGACCATCAAGATAAGCATCGGGGTGAGCTGGTTTTCCCCACCAGGAAACGCCGTCACGCTCAAAGAATCTCATGTCAAAGTCATTCATGTCTTTGCAGCAGAACATCAAGAAGAAGGATGGGGGTGGTGCTAAAGCACGACCCACACCTGGAGGCCTGCTTCCCCCTCCTCCTTCTGGGGCTAAAGTGGGAGGTGTCACGCCCCCTCCTGGAGGGCATCAGCCGGTCCCTGCCGCACAGGCCACCGCTGGTGATTTACAGTTGACCTGTTGGCATCATTTCATGTTGTTGTTGGGACACTTGGTAACGTTTCCGCCTCCCGCAGCTACTCTTTTAGACTTTGGCTCCCCCAGCCCCGCGACCCAACCCAGCGCCGACCTGTGGGGAGACTTCACAGCTGCAGGACCCAAGTAAGTTCCTCAGATAAACCCTCGTGAGGTTTGGCTCCATCTCATTTCATTTGTTCGGTTGCTTCCTCCATCGTCATCCTCTGTCGCCCTCTCTCCCCCCCCCACAGCTCCAACAAAGACGCTGTCAAGTCAGGCTGGGTGCAGTTTAGCTGAGTCATAGGAAAACGCCCCCCCCCTCTCAGGTTCTGTACATTCCTGATCaggacacacaaacaaagcGGAGCTGTTCAGCCCATTTCTCTAGCTCCTTAGCTACACTTACTGTCTTCAGATACAGTCTGCCGACCAACATGCTCAGTCTGGAAGAACAAATTGAATGCTCATCTTTTTCATCCTGCCATGCAGCAAGGCAGATTTTTAGATGCTCCTAAATCTAAGATTGAAGGGAAAAGTGGTCTGCTGACACTAACAAGGTAACATATTTCTCCACTAATGAAAATGGGGTTATTTTTTGGTAAGTTTGAACCTTTTCTAGATCAAATCTAACCCTCTGCTCCTTGAATGATGTCATTCCACCAGCATCTCTCATCTCAACCTTTTCTTTTGCCGTAGAGCAGCATTTctgttggtttgttttattcacctttcatatttcttttgttGGGAAACTTTTAAGGCTATGTTCGTGTTTGCTCATTTGATTTTCATTAAAGCTTGTAATCAAGATCTGAAGGATTTTTAATGACAGTGATGGGAAAAAATTACAGTTCTTAGTTGTGTCTGTCGCTGAAGCATTTGCATCTTTTGTTGACGTGTTTACACCTGCGCTTGTTAGTTTGTGCCTTTTACCCAAAAGCAATGTCCTCACTCATCCTTACTCTAAGTGCCTTTCTGAAGAAGACAAAATGCATGAAATGTAATACCGTCTGTAAATAAACATTATATTTCATTGGTTTGTGTTAAactcttgctgtttttttttttttgcttttaagctACTTAAGACacttttgaaaacagaaaacagaaacttaCAAACAATTTCATTTATAAAAGCTGCCAAAAAGAAATGATGGGTTTTGGTTGTGTTAGGGTTGAGAAAGGCCTGTAGTTTTCATCGTGGTTTacttcaactatgagagacaaaatgagaaaaaaaaatctagaaaatcaagaatttatttgtaaattatggtggaaaataagtatttggtcaaaaccaaagttcaactcagtactttattttccctttgttggtaatgacagcagtcaaacattttctgtgagtCTTCTcaaagttttcacaaactgttgttggtattttggtccattcctccatgcagatctcctctagagcagtgatgtttggggTTGTTGCTGGACAACACAGACTTTctactccctccaaagattttctatggggttgagatctggagactgattagtccactccaggaccttgaaatgcttctcatgaagccactccttcgttacccgggcaacgattttgagtgaaaacatcCTTCCGTCAGCATTGAAGagaaacatggctgggtctttcagcatgacaaccatcccaaacagACATCCCCAAATcttgatgcttccacccccatgctttacagcaggtctggtgttctttggatgcagctcagcattctttctcctccaaacacgacgagtAGAGCTATCAccaaaaagttctgttttggtttcatctgaccataggacattcccaatcctcttctggatcatccaaatgctctctagcagacttCTTACAGGAAGGATCCTCTtgcagaagaagttacaggtctgtaagagccagaaatcttgctttttgtcggtgaccaaatacttattttcctacataaatgaaaaattctttaaaaatcagagaatgtgattttctggctttttttttcattttgtctttcatagTTGAAGTATATGTAGgatgaaaatgacaggcctctctcaCCTCGAAGTGGGAGAATTTGCACAACTGGTGGctggctaaatacttttttgccccactgtctGTTGAAGGTGAGACAGAAGAGTGTTTTGGTCCATCTGTAATCTGAAAAATCCCCTCATTAATGTTACCACCAGAAATGGAAAAGATATAGATTTGTATAAAAGAAAACCAATCAAACACTGAGAATAACAGCGGGATCTGTTCAAAAACCACAGACACAAGCAAGATTATGAcgtaaaaaaggtataaaattgATCAGTAAGTAAATAAATGGCAAACAgtcagtttctcttcctgttgtgtctctGTTGTCTTTGCCTTTGTCTgtacatgtgatgtgaactaaAAGACGTCCAATCGCAAGCTTACTTCTAACAAGTCGGGTAAGTTTCAATTGAGAAAGGCCTGTCACTAAACATCCTATAACCACTTTTTCTCACCTCTGCAAACAATACCTGCATAAATTAATATGACACTCTTTTCTAAATACAAAGAATGAAACAGTAGAATACCCGGAGTGcaggtttttatgtttgaagtTGCTTTGTcatgcattttgtttctgttacttaaAATAAGAACTGCCAGTAAGAACAGAAGTTTGTCTGTTAAGACCTTgtgctttttagttttttagctcTTACCCAATTAAAGAAAACTTATACTGTCCAGTTGATTTTTTTAGTCATACATGTTGATTCTATCCATTTAGATCAAATAATTAGACCATATGGTATCACCACAAAGTTAGATGAATCTTTTATGCATTAATTCGTGGTACGATGGAGATACTTCGCAAATAGGGGTGTGACGATTAGTCGATGAATTGATTTCTAGTCCTACGAGCCGACCAGATCAGTCTCACGCAGGTTTTTAATCGAACCTGAACCTATACCATTAAAGAAATAGGTTCAGGTTTATTtagctaaaacataaaaaccaccaagtgcatcacagtgaacaacacacatgtgatgtcatcaaaaactgatcatcattccagtccaatgtgtggacagactttgaataaagtcatgtgaccatccagtgtctagaatgttctaagaatgttccctttggattctttggatgtggaaaaacaacagtggtgaactttaggaaacttactagaatgtgaatggatttgacattcattctagtttactcgtttgtttggacacatatttcatttacacttaattctcttgaaaaaaatcaaaggaatctggaaaaacttcacctgcattgttcagtagcaggaatttctctctgagtcacactgattgaagttttggataaagatgtcctggatccattgtGAATCtatcaaaatgaaccaataatgACCATGAATCACATTGGCAACCTTAACATGAATCGAATCGCTGTGCTTCAGACCTTTTAAGAAAGaagtaaagtgctatataagtattcACCATATACCAAAAATCCTTTGTAAAAAGTCACTCCAGGATTGAAATccagaaatgttttcagtttagTCATATTCTAAACATTTCCGTTGCATCTCTTTGCTTCAGCAGGAGCGTCAGGTTGGTGGACACGAACTAACAAGGATGGAGATGATCTTAAGTCAAATACTGTTCTTCATCCAACCTCtacttgttttcctttttctctttcttaatTATAGTATCTTCTGCCATTCTTTTCCACAATTCTTCTACAACTTTTCAGCCGTTtgaaccattcaactattaaaatgttcagctcttttagctttttccagctatgacttttgctccttcaaatccttgaacttttccagatattccaggattaaATGGAATATGTGTCCTTTCCACTGTACCTGGTTGGTGGCGTAGTGGTATGTGAGCTGTGGTGTACAACTTTGCCGGTGTGATACCCAGCGcttgcatttttcacaaaaatatagtttttttattttgctgttttcattttatttatggtcaactttgataatttcttttccttttttttgccaattctttccctttaagtttcattttcattcagtgaTACatcattcaaccctgcattttcttgtggaaatgcagctccttctggttTTTTCCGATGTTTTTCCTTGAGTTTACCAGACGACAATCAAACCAGGTGACCTTTAATCGAATGCTAGCTTGGTTTGCTAACAGATGAAACAGGTAACCGCTTTAACAGTATCTTCAGTAGATAGGGCAAAAAATTACTGAACTACATCTACTTGAAGTCAGTTTTTAGTTCTGTAATCACTCTCTCAGGCAACTTTAACGCAACCAAACCTGGACTGTGTGTAAGTGAGCAAAAACGCAAAAAGAAGTCACGAAGCTTCTGGAAGAGCGCACTCAGGGATGCTGCTCTAAAACCAAGGACTGGGTTgtaacctgtcaatcaaaagaacTTCTTGTGCAATTCTTTAGAGTTAAGTCCAAAAAATGAACTAGCAATTTGGGAGCCAACCtggttatttctttttataaagaCGTTCAAAAGGAAGTGAAGAAATGTTTGAGACCAAAGGAAGCTGCTAGGGCTGACCAATTTGTGAGAGACAGTTGAAGGTCCAACTCCCCCCTGAATGATCCCTCAGGGAGACTCTGACAGGCAGCAGCTGGAAGTGTCTTGCCTCAGGACCCTCACTGGATTTTCTGACTCTGGGTGCCCTGGGAAGTGAAACCCAGGTTTTCTGCATGACAGTCCCACATCGGCCCACTGAATCATTTGACTTTATTAAATGattcaatgaagaaaaaatgagaTGATATAGTTTCAATTGTCACTATTAAGTTATTGATTAGGTATTGAACGATGCTTGAGGGGACTGTAGCAATGGTCCTGGTAGTAGACAAGAAATCCTGAGTCAAATGCCTCTTTTACCTGTGAAGTAAGATGCAtttaaaatgtggattttttttttataaaactttgaaaatcctTGTTTATAATCCtctttctttaagaaaaataaaaaaaattcgaTCCAAAAATTCCTAAATCTTTAAATCTGGATGTTCAGAAGTaaaacctttcaggtgttttaaTTTCGGTTGTTGGGATACATTTAGCAAAAGAATCCTGTTGGGTCCTTTGACAAAGGCTGAACTGTGGAGGatccaaaaatgatcaaactttatttgcacAAATACCccatgtgctatcttgtggggtccagatgacccaactcccaatgttaatgtgcctccaaggtgctctgaaccttttttcttcaatgatttgtgatcttcactggtgtccatggattacatgaaatctttccacctttatccacctttgtcatggtagggagaacacgtcaatggaagggtggggtcatctggaccccacaagatggcacaagggataCTTGAGTCATAAAAATATCCTTTTGAGTGCACACACATATTGTTTATGCGCTGAACAAAAGTAGAGTaaggaaacagagaaaaactcAGTTCTGCTGCCCCaccgagtaagccctggctgcagcctgcagaattgctccacatagtggaatgctggaacgctgaggaatgtgaacagGCTGTGTTGGCCCCACCTGCAGAGAGGATTCAGAGCTGCACCTGGAAGCAGCTAGGACCCCCGCTGAAAGCTCCAGGCGGGGTCATGGAGTAGTCAAATCCAGCTCTTTTAGTATTTTATATGCATTTATTCAAACTCTCCCAACAGAAGCGTAAACCTAGCTCaaacattaaatgtaaataGCAACATGAAAAGGAGAACTGACCAAACATCACTGAAATCCAAACAAACGCTGATGAAGTGTAAAAATGGAAACGGTTTGCAGCATCGCTTTGCTCTGAATGTTCTCACCCGGCTCTGTTTGGGTTCCTTGAACCAGAGACACTGTTTCTTTGGAGAGAAATCTAATGCTGGATCATTTTTGAGGCGCACTGGTTCGGCTTTGTCATCTGGACCTGACTGCTGCTGCCATGCGGTTCTGGACTCTCTGAACCAGCACAGTGCAAAGGCGGAGCTACTCTGCTCGCTGCCACAGCGCTTGGCAGTGCTGATTCAGTAGTTTCATTACTGCTTGTCTATTCTGTgctcactttttattttatgagcaATTTTAGGGCACAACAAAAGCGTGAGACTTACATGATACAGTGGTGTCTGTCCTGAGGGGGGCCAAACGCCGGGCCTGGGAGGGGCTTAAAAGAGCCAGTTACAGGAAAGCAGAGATGGTAGATAACTAAAGGTGAGATGAATGGTTAATTTTTCTCACTGCAGAAGACACAACATAATGACCTATCAAGTCTAATGTTTTTAACACAGAGCGGATAAACCGAAGACCCACTGCAGGATGAAACACAGGTGAATGAAGaccgcctcctcttcctcctccaccttTTAAAGCCAggacatgactttttttttgtagatgtgtTTCTGTCTTCCAATGACAGGAAAGGCTAAAGCGGATGTTGGCAATGAGTCCCACAGTTGTTTCTCTTCCCTTACTGCCTTTGAGCAAACTGAGTCTGCGCAGACGTGGAGAGGAAGCGGCTCAAACCGCCTTCACTGTCTTCACTTCTGCAGCTGCTTCGCTCGGATGAACTGGATGGactcaaacaaacaaagaagccGGAAACAGTGAAACTCCTGTCATGTTTGAGAGTCCAGGAAAAATATTCCGATGTTTTTACGAAAAGTCTCATTCTCCTTCACCAGCTGGGGGCGCCAAAGGCATTTAGGACCTGGATGTCTGAACAAGTTGAGCTGGACCGGACAGtataagttttatttatttgggtaAGAGCTAAAAACGCAGCTGACAAAGAAATAATCCAGATACTCTGTAGCAGTTTAATCATATCTGATGTTTAGTCTAAATCCTATGGAATCGGGCAGAGCAAATACAAATTCTAGAgggtttgtttaaaaagatttttgaatcaaataaaaaatatcccGTTGTTTATCTCCGTTAACAGTCAAATGCTTTTGATTGTTGCAGAAttttattcgtttttttctGAACTCTTAACCCCAATTTTACTGAATGTTTGTACAGAAAGTAGGAAAAATATGACTCTTCCAGCCAGCATGACTCAAGGTGTTATTTCcctcaaatattttattttagatttatttaagtttatttaattaggtaaatctaattaaatttaaattaattaattttaatcagTTCAAAAATGATGAATTAATTAATCCTTAATTACTTCAACTCCTGGGTTCTGTTTTTGATCGCCACTTTTCTGAGTTATGTTTGGGTTCCTAAATGCTAGTGTAGCCAATTTTTGGAGGTTCAGCACTGGGTGATGTGGAGGTGCCTTAACACTTGGTCCCAACCATGAACTGTCCTTCTGTTCAGTGTCCACATGGTCCCTCACTGGGAGTTCCTCCTTGGTTGTGGAGAACCTTCAAGAGTCCTGTCAACGGGTGAAGGTGGAAAAGGCGTGTAGTCAGTCATAGGTAAAGGTTTGAGTCTATTGTGATGAACCACCTGAGGTCTCTTGTGGGTCATAACGGGTTGCGATGTGAGACATTAGAGCATCTTCACACCTGGAGTCAGCACTTGAGTCCACGTGCCTTTTTGTTCCTAGTTCCATCAGCTCAATAAAATCCTGCCTGTACTCCTGGATCTGTTATATTTGGGTTTCCCCTCACCCAAAAACCgtgacagaaaacaacaaaaatgctgtAACCATTCATCTGTCTGGCTGGCTGGTATAGAGCATACGATTTCATCAAAATCACAGGCTATGTCTTCATTGGCAAAGCAATCCTATGCAAAAGAATATATACAAGAAATATGCATGCAGTCTACTGTCAAATGTGATAGTAAACTGCATTACTGATAGGTGCAGAAAGCTTCATTTTTGATGTACTGTGTGGTTACCTTATCTGTTTTCTCAATGAAAATCACtgatgcaaaagtaaaaaaatttggGTGTGGGTGGAGTTTGCTCAAAACTGCTGAAGGTCGTCTGCTACAGGGTTGTCTCCATTTCAGATTGTTACCCTTTTTTGGCCCTCAAGAGAAAGAAGTTACAGTTCTATCTGCCTAAGCTTCTGTCTGACAATGCCACCACGCGACATGACCCCTGATCGtaataaactgtttatttgcAGCCCGATTGGATCAACGatcagcataacccacctatctccatcAGAAGGACATTTTGacccgaatgagtctgatcggggcagagtattccaaaCGGTGTGTTTATGTGACACATTGCTATTCTGATCAGTCGTTTATCACGATTACTTTAGTCCACgtaaacgcagctactgttGCTCTCCCGCCAGCTTACAGACCCTAGTGATGAGAGGCAATATTGGAGCTCTTGCTTCAACTATAGAGCTATCCAccaatgcagttttgagccagatgcaagcacagataaggaaaacaaagacgttcatggatttagttgtctgcaagtggatgcatcagaatggagcagagcagggagctcgtggcccgcccaatgttttttttttacataaaaaattagCACCTTtttcaaagtgcattttttcgtttgctcctgattcatagtgataagaattaaaaaaaatatatatatatatatatatattcagaaatgctattttaagcttaatattcTTAATGTATGTCATCTATGGTGGGGAAATGCCACTAGAACATTAATAATCTATCAGTGACGGGGATGTCTGACAGTCTTAAAAGCAGAGATTGAATAAAATCACGTGTTGAATAGGAAGATGGCTGGACCAGCATAACGGATGTCTGGCTCTGACATGCGTGAGCAGAGCAGTCACGATGTTTAAAAATCCCACATGGTTGAACTGGGCGGGGTCTGCTGCCACACTGCGCGTGCGCAGTTCATTAGTACTTTTAATGTGAAGGAGAGAATATCTCCATCCGCTCTGCTCGTACAGGAGTAAAAACTGCCGCTGCCCGGGAGATGACGGTCACGCTGACCGCTCAAGATTGCGTTGGAGCGGGCGGAACCTCACGGCGGCAGCCGCTCCTGCCCGGTGAGAACAGAACTGCTTTCAAATCTTAAGTTTTCaaactccagaaaaaaaaagtctccagTGACAACAGGAAAAGTTGCTAAATGTGTCGCTTTTGAGGAAATAAGACgccgttttttttcctgaaaagtcTCCAAAGGCAGTGCGAAAGTGGCGGGGGTTAGCTAATGGACGTCTCGACGTTTTACCGACACTCGCATCCAGTTCTGCTTAGAAGCGTAGGTGGGGGCGCGCGCTTGCGCGCGTGCGGAGGGGGGCGGCTCTCGGTAATTCTGCTAATCTTCAATCTGTCCTCAATCCAGGCCGGAGGAGGCGGGAACGCGCGCtcccactcctcctcctcctcctcctcctccactacTTTGTGGACACCAACCATTAATAGCCATTAATGACCAACTCGTTTACTGTTCGCCGTTAGAGAGAAGGAAAGACGGAGCGCCGCCACTGGGGGAGACGGTTCATGTCCTCGGACTTAATCCTCTTCCCCGGAGGGTTTGGCAGCCGCCGCCGCAAAGGCGATGAGCGCTGCGGAAAACTCCGACAGCGACCCCAGCAAGCTGGAGTCAGTGATCCGGGTGAGAACCGCGCGTGCTCAGGCTGCCGGGTGTTGATGGGGACAAATGTGGACAGGTCTGAGTGTGAATGTCTGGTTTCCTTCAGAGGCTGGAGGAAAGTGTTCTGTCTGAGGAGAAGAGGTTGACGGTTCGAGGCCCTTCACCGGATGACCCCCCTGCGTGTCTGCCTGCCAGAGTGCGAGAGATCGTCACGAAGAACCTCAGTGACAGCAGTGAGTGCTCCCCCCAGGGCATCTCCCCCCGGGGCATCTCCCCCCGGGGCATCACGGGAAGGTTTGGCCCCAGGCCTGTCGCCtgatgtgtgtctgtgcagCAGGGGAGATGTCCTCGCTCATGTCCCTCCAGGAGGAGAACCGGGTGCTGCAGGGCGAGCTGGCCCGGCTGGAGGACCTGCTGGCGCACAGCAGGGCGGATCGGGACGAGCTCGCCATCAAGTACGGGGCAATCAGTGAACGGGTAGGACCGACCGCCGACCACAGCTGAGTCAGGAGAGATTTAAACAAGTTTAGGAGAAATGTCAGACGGATTCCAAAACAGTCTTTACTCTTAACCTCACatcgtgtgtgtttttattttgttcttgtaaGACAAAAATGTCTCAGGCTCCCTCCTGTTTGGCCATCTTAGTGTTTTCTGGGTCCCTCTTTGTCTGAGATTTGCGAGTTTCCCAGGTGATGGGGGGCTGGAATGAACTGAAGTGGAATGTCGCCATGGCGGCTGTCGCCACGGGAGACCGTAAACAGAGGCTTCGGTACACAGGAAAGATGGGGTGTTGGT
The nucleotide sequence above comes from Oryzias latipes chromosome 5, ASM223467v1. Encoded proteins:
- the LOC101171555 gene encoding adaptin ear-binding coat-associated protein 2 isoform X2 encodes the protein MAEDDSYESMLCVKPEVHVYKIPPRASNRGYRAADWKLDEPAWSGRMKITAKGKKAFIKLEDRNTGELFAQAPVEEYPGTIVEAVTDSSRYFVIRIEDGNGRHAFIGLGFADRGDSFDFNVALQDHFKWVKQEGELAKLEANPSTQPKLDLSFKEGQTIKISIGNIKKKDGGGAKARPTPGGLLPPPPSGAKVGGVTPPPGGHQPVPAAQATAATLLDFGSPSPATQPSADLWGDFTAAGPKRPIASLLLTSRGTTKA
- the LOC101171555 gene encoding adaptin ear-binding coat-associated protein 2 isoform X1; the encoded protein is MAEDDSYESMLCVKPEVHVYKIPPRASNRGYRAADWKLDEPAWSGRMKITAKGKKAFIKLEDRNTGELFAQAPVEEYPGTIVEAVTDSSRYFVIRIEDGNGRHAFIGLGFADRGDSFDFNVALQDHFKWVKQEGELAKLEANPSTQPKLDLSFKEGQTIKISIGQNIKKKDGGGAKARPTPGGLLPPPPSGAKVGGVTPPPGGHQPVPAAQATAATLLDFGSPSPATQPSADLWGDFTAAGPKRPIASLLLTSRGTTKA
- the LOC101171555 gene encoding adaptin ear-binding coat-associated protein 2 isoform X3; the protein is MAEDDSYESMLCVKPEVHVYKIPPRASNRGYRAADWKLDEPAWSGRMKITAKGKKAFIKLEDRNTGELFAQAPVEEYPGTIVEAVTDSSRYFVIRIEDGNGRHAFIGLGFADRGDSFDFNVALQDHFKWVKQEGELAKLEANPSTQPKLDLSFKEGQTIKISIGQNIKKKDGGGAKARPTPGGLLPPPPSGAKVGGVTPPPGGHQPVPAAQATAATLLDFGSPSPATQPSADLWGDFTAAGPNSNKDAVKSGWVQFS